A portion of the Parambassis ranga chromosome 22, fParRan2.1, whole genome shotgun sequence genome contains these proteins:
- the LOC114428078 gene encoding interferon-inducible GTPase 5-like, whose product MSQSETTVSNQTNPPVWKGSKAEIKISRFIMDADLDPEIKEALQNSDQILAVEMIKKLLDKQNNTPVNIAVTGESGSGKSSFVNAFRGLDNRDEGAAPTGCVETTREVTEYPHPNYPNVTLWDLPGIGTTKFPADKYLEHVGLEKFDFFIIVSATRFRENDVKLAQEIQKMGKRFYFVRSKIDSDLQNEERSQREFDREKTLIKIRENCIQGLQKEGFESPQVFLVSSFQLHEFDFSLLQETLERELPEHKRKALLFAMPIVNLRVIEKKKTAFMSQIKYYAAASAAGATVLVPGLSLAVDAGILVATITQYVFGFGLDVSTMKKLAARSGVPYDDLVKVVHSHLSAKQITEDLVLKVLASLAGTTALLAIEEGTRFIPLVGIPLAMGLSSFTTYRALQFFLNELAEDAERVFKRVTSE is encoded by the exons ATGTCACAAAGTGAAACTACTGTTTCAAACCAGACAAATCCACCGGTGTGGAAGGGCTCAAAGGCTGAGATCAAG ATATCAAGATTCATCATGGATGCTGACCTTGATCCTGAAATTAAAGAAGCACTCCAGAACAGTGATCAAATCCTGGCTGTTGAAATGATTAAGAAGCTTTTGGACAAGCAGAACAACACACCTGTCAACATTGCTGTCACTGGAGAGTCTGGCTCTGGTAAATCCAGTTTTGTTAATGCCTTCAGGGGCCTAGACAACAGAGATGAGGGAGCTGCACCCACTGGTTGTGTAGAAACCACCAGAGAAGTTACAGAATACCCCCATCCAAACTATCCTAATGTGACCTTATGGGATCTCCCTGGTATCGGCACCACCAAGTTTCCAGCTGACAAGTATCTGGAGCATGTTGGACTGGAGAAGTTTGACTTCTTCATCATTGTCTCAGCCACTCGCTTCAGAGAAAATGACGTCAAACTTGCTCAGGAGATTCAGAAGATGGGGAAGAGGTTCTACTTTGTCCGCTCAAAGATCGACAGTGATTTACAAAATGAAGAAAGGAGTCAGAGAGAGtttgacagagagaagactctGATAAAAATCAGAGAGAACTGCATTCAAG GTCTTCAGAAAGAAGGTTTTGAGTCTCCACAGGTCTTCCTGGTGTCCAGCTTTCAACTCCATGAGTTTGACTTCTCTCTGCTACAGGAGACATTAGAGAGAGAACTTCCTGAACACAAGAGGAAAGCTCTGCTGTTTGCCATGCCCATTGTCAATCTGAGGGTCattgagaaaaagaaaacgGCTTTTATGTCTCAAATTAAATACTATGCTGCTGCATCTGCAGCTGGAGCAACTGTTCTTGTTCCTGGTCTTTCACTTGCTGTTGATGCAGGCATACTGGTTGCTACTATCACACAGTATGTCTTTGGGTTTGGTCTTGATGTCTCAACAATGAAAAAACTCGCTGCCAGGTCAGGTGTGCCATATGATGATCTGGTTAAAGTTGTTCATTCTCATCTGTCAGCAAAACAAATAACCGAAGATCTTGTCCTGAAGGTGTTGGCCTCATTAGCAGGCACAACTGCATTGCTGGCAATAGAGGAAGGAACACGATTCATTCCATTAGTTGGAATCCCATTAGCAATGGGCCTCTCTTCCTTCACAACCTACAGAGCTCTGCAGTTTTTCCTCAATGAGCTTGCTGAAGATGCAGAGAGAGTCTTTAAAAGAGTCACCTCAGAGTGA